Genomic window (Chryseobacterium sp. H1D6B):
TACCTGTTTTTTTTGCTCTTGAGCAAAAACTAATGTTCCTGCTGCCATTGCTAGTCCTAGAAATAACTTCTTCATATTTTTTTAATTTATGTATTTTTGGTTTCTTTGTCTTATTTTTTCAATCAGACTTGAATTATTTCGCAAAACACCTGCCAAAGTATTATAAAACAAGCAGATAGAAGCATATTGAACAAAACAGGAAATTTTAAAATACGCTTGATTTCTCTATATGCTAAAAATAATTAATGAGGAATTATTATTTTGTTTAAACTTTCAAATGAAATCAGTTTTAAATAGAATACTTAAATTTTTGAAAAAATAAATAAATTATACATGAAAAGGCCAGGCTTAAAAATAAACCTGGCCTTTTCTATTGAAATCAAAATTTGTTAATTGAATTTGTAAGCTAAACCAACTTGGAATACATTGTTTTTTCCGTCAGCTTGGTTACCTGCTACTTCTTTAGCAATATCTGTAACACCTGCTACATATCTTACATTTACTCCGATGTTTGGAGTGAAATAATATCCAGCACCGATACCAATACCAAAATCAAAACCTTTTACAAGATCTTTAGCATCTGTAGAGTTTGACTGATACTTAAGTTTAGAATCGATTAAGAAACTGAATTGAGGTCCAGCTTCAAGATAAAACTCAGGAGTTGCCTTATACTGGAACATTACAGGAACAGAGATGTAACTTAAATTGATTTTTAAATCACTGTTTCCATCATATTTTGCTCCTAATCCATTGTATAAAACTTCCGGCTGAACACTGAAGCTTGAAGCTACTGGAATGTTTGCAAATGCACCTCCGTAAAATCCTGCTTTTGATTTTGAATCATCTGAAGAGATTGTAGAAATGTTAAGACCTGCTTTTAATCCAAATGCAATTGGAGAAGAAGATTTAGCTTTTTCCTGAGCGAATACTAATGTACCAGCAGTAACTGCTAACGCTAATAATAATTTTTTCATAGCTTAATTTTTAAAGTTTATTGTTTAATTTTTCCTAACGACACTGCCAGCAAATTTCTTGCCAAATATTTCATTTGTGATTTAAATCATATAATGCAAAAAAGCCCAGCAATTAAAAACTGAGCTTTTTTATTACAAATTAAAATTTGCATATGAATGTTGAATGTCTATTTACAAATTCCCTGCCAAGAATCAATACCTGATATAAGTCATAAAAAAGCCGGATCTTACGTGATCCGGCTTTTTACTACTATTTAAATTGACTATTACTTTACAAATTATTTAAATTTATAAGCTAAACCTACTTGGAATGCATTATTTCTTATAGCACTTCCAGTATGGTTTTTAACGACATCGCTAATGCCTGCTGTAAATCTAGCATTGACTCCGATGTTAGGCGTAAAATAATATCCAGCTCCTAAACCAACTCCAAAATCAAATCCTTTATGGTTGTCTTTTACATCAACAGTTGCTCCATTTCCCTTTATTTTAGCATTAATTAAGAATCCAAACTGCGGTCCTGCTTCTACATAAA
Coding sequences:
- a CDS encoding porin family protein; the encoded protein is MKKLLLALAVTAGTLVFAQEKAKSSSPIAFGLKAGLNISTISSDDSKSKAGFYGGAFANIPVASSFSVQPEVLYNGLGAKYDGNSDLKINLSYISVPVMFQYKATPEFYLEAGPQFSFLIDSKLKYQSNSTDAKDLVKGFDFGIGIGAGYYFTPNIGVNVRYVAGVTDIAKEVAGNQADGKNNVFQVGLAYKFN